A window of the Gasterosteus aculeatus chromosome 21, fGasAcu3.hap1.1, whole genome shotgun sequence genome harbors these coding sequences:
- the LOC120815230 gene encoding collagen alpha-1(XXI) chain-like isoform X3, translated as MTPPTVGLDQGRRLSYAVMLLWSLWSAILLLVPLEAAEEDNVRAGCSTAVNDLVYIVDGSWSVGFSDFDTAKQWLINITRRFDVSSHYTQVAVIQYSDTPRMEIPLGQHQSGAKLIQAIQSISYLGGNTQTGRAIKFAVDHVFASSNRARQVKNRIAVVVTDGKSQDDVVDASVEARAQGITVFAVGVGSEITTSELVSIANRPSSAYVLYAEDYTTIDLIQGSMEQKLCEESVCPTRIPVASRDEKGFELLLGMNIQKKAKKIPGSLISEAAYALTASTDITEDTRDIFPEGLPPSYVFIATLRLKGTSSRLTFDLWRVLSKDKEIQVAVTLSGKDKSVVFTTTSLTAEEQRVTFRGVQTLYDGKWHQLKVLVRPRQVSSFLDDLLIQEELLEPVEPIYINGETQVAKRRGTDLPVAVEIQKLRLYCDPHQSERETACEIYSVDDERVSAVSVLCSPSANY; from the exons ATGACCCCCCCTACG GTTGGACTGGACCAAGGTAGACGGCTGTCCTATGCAGTGATGTTGCTGTGGTCACTGTGGAGTGCGATATTGCTGCTGGTCCCCCttgaagctgcagaggaggacaaTGTCCGAGCAG gctgtaGCACAGCTGTCAATGACCTGGTCTATATTGTCGATGGCTCATGGAGTGTCGGCTTCTCTGACTTTGACACGGCCAAGCAGTGGCTCATCAACATCACCAGGCGGTTTGACGTCAGCTCCCACTACACACAG GTGGCTGTGATCCAGTACAGTGACACGCCTCGAATGGAGATTCCTCTGGGGCAACACCAGAGCGGAGCGAAGCTCATCCAGGCCATACAGAGCATCAGCTACCTGGGAGGAAACACACAG ACTGGCAGGGCCATCAAGTTTGCCGTGGACCACGTCTTCGCCTCCTCCAACAGAGCCAGGCAGGTCAAAAATCGCATTGCCGTCGTGGTCACTGATGGCAAATCTCAGGACGACGTG GTGGATGCCAGTGTGGAGGCCCGAGCTCAGGGCATTACAGTGTTTGCTGTTGGAGTCGGCAGTGAGATCACCACCTCAGAGCTGGTATCCATCGCCAACAGGCCGTCATCTGCCTATGTCCTATACGCCGAAGATTACACCACCATTGACCTCATTCAAGGTTCCATGGAGCAGAAGCTCTGTGAAG AGTCTGTTTGTCCAACACGAATCCCGGTGGCCTCTCGGGATGAGAAAGgctttgagctgctgctgggcaTGAACATTCAGAAGAAGGCCAAGAAGATCCCTGGCTCTTTGATTTCGGAGGCCGCTTACGCTCTGACGGCCTCCACCGACATTACTGAGGACACCAG GGACATCTTCCCAGAAGGCCTCCCTCCTTCCTACGTGTTCATAGCCACCCTGCGTCTAAAGGGGACTTCTAGccggctgacctttgacctttggagGGTGCTGTCCAAGGATAAGGAGATACAGGTCGCAGTGACACTGAGTGGAAAGGACAAAAGTGTCGTCTTTACCACCACTAGCTTAactgcagaggagcagagagtcaCCTTCAGAGGCGTCCAG ACTCTTTATGACGGAAAGTGGCATCAGCTCAAAGTCCTGGTGAGACCACGTCAGGTCAGCAGTTTCCTGGACGATCTGCTGATCCAGGAAGAACTGCTGGAGCCGGTGGAGCCCATCTACATAAATGGGGAGACCCAGGTTGCTAAGAGACGGGGAACCGACCTCCCTGTGGCC GTGGAGATTCAGAAGCTTCGTCTGTACTGTGACCCTcatcagagcgagagagaaacggCGTGTGAGATCTACTCTGTG GACGATGAAAGGGTAAGTGCAGTGTCTGTCCTCTGTTCTCCTTCTGCAAATTACTGA
- the LOC120815236 gene encoding tRNA (cytosine(38)-C(5))-methyltransferase isoform X2 has protein sequence MLYCPHDEAWTVSPQCPLNRTATADKEDWTTRAAWGARSHESGIPAQVVAAIDVNTTANQIYRHNFPDTTLWNKTIEGITLDDFDKLPVDMIVMSPPCQPFTRVGLQGDIADSRTKSFLHILHLLPRLCRRPRFILLENVKGFEVSSARQRLVETLVECGYTFQETMISPTSVGIPNSRLRYFLTAKLSTANESSQSSKHTVVSSPPSAATGRPDEDTQGGHVLYKQETEREAQRKTSQNQDLSVRRIRDFLEPPGDVNMEHYLLPPGTLLRYSLLLDIVQPTCRRSVCFTKGYGRYVEGTGSVLQCCVETEMESVFAGLDQMSEDDKLQQLLKLKLRYFSPREVANLMGFPQSFSFPQQISTKQQYRVLGNSLNVVVVARLLRLLVS, from the exons ATGCTTTATTGTCCTCACGATGAAGCTTGGACTGTGTCTCCTCAGTGTCCTCTGAATCGAACAGCCACCGCGGACAAAGAAGACTGGACCACAAGGGCAGCGTGGGGCGCCCGGTCCCATG aGAGCGGCATACCTGCCCAGGTGGTGGCTGCCATCGACGTCAACACGACGGCCAATCAAATCTACAGGCACAACTTCCCCGACACCACCCTCTGGAACAAGACCATTGAG GGCATAACTCTAGATGACTTTGATAAATTACCCGTCGACATGATTGTGATGAGCCCTCCATGCCAGCCTTTCACCAG GGTCGGACTTCAGGGGGACATCGCCGACTCCAGAACCAAGAGCTTCCTGcacatcctccacctcctgcccaG GCTGTGCCGGCGGCCCCGCTTCATCCTGCTGGAGAATGTGAAGGGCTTCGAGGTGTCCTCTGCCAG GCAGCGCCTGGTGGAGACACTCGTGGAATGCGGCTACACTTTCCAGGAAACCATGATCTCACCCACAAGT GTCGGGATCCCGAATTCCAGGCTGCGCTATTTCCTGACTGCTAAGTTGTCAACAGCTAACGAAAGCAGCCAGAGTTCAAAG CACACCGTCGTCTCCAGTCCTCCCAGTGCAGCTACGGGACGGCCAGACGAGGACACGCAGGGGGGTCATGTCCTCTATAAGCAAGAGACCGAGAGGGAGGCCCAGCGGAAGACCAGTCAGAACCAGGACCTGTCCGTCAGGCGCATCCGGGACTTCCTGGAACCGCCAGGGGACGTGAACATGGAGCACTACCTCCTGCCCCCCGGCACCCTGCTGAGATATTCCCTGCTGCTGGACATCGTTCAGCCCACCTGCAGGAGGTCCGTGTGCTTCACTAAAGG CTACGGCCGCTACGTGGAGGGGACGGGCTCAGTGCTGCAGTGCTGCGTGGAGACGGAG ATGGAGAGCGTGTTTGCAGGTCTGGACCAGATGTCTGAAGACGACAAactccagcagctgctgaagcTCAAGCTGCGTTACTTCAGCCCCCGAGAGGTGGCCAACCTCATGGGCTTCCCTCAGAGCTTCT CCTTCCCGCAGCAGATCAGCACCAAGCAGCAGTACAGAGTTCTGGGAAACAGCCTcaacgtggtggtggtggcccgGCTGCTCCGGCTGCTCGTCTCCTAG
- the LOC120815230 gene encoding collagen alpha-1(XXI) chain-like isoform X1, with protein MTPPTVGLDQGRRLSYAVMLLWSLWSAILLLVPLEAAEEDNVRAGCSTAVNDLVYIVDGSWSVGFSDFDTAKQWLINITRRFDVSSHYTQVAVIQYSDTPRMEIPLGQHQSGAKLIQAIQSISYLGGNTQTGRAIKFAVDHVFASSNRARQVKNRIAVVVTDGKSQDDVVDASVEARAQGITVFAVGVGSEITTSELVSIANRPSSAYVLYAEDYTTIDLIQGSMEQKLCEESVCPTRIPVASRDEKGFELLLGMNIQKKAKKIPGSLISEAAYALTASTDITEDTRDIFPEGLPPSYVFIATLRLKGTSSRLTFDLWRVLSKDKEIQVAVTLSGKDKSVVFTTTSLTAEEQRVTFRGVQTLYDGKWHQLKVLVRPRQVSSFLDDLLIQEELLEPVEPIYINGETQVAKRRGTDLPVAVEIQKLRLYCDPHQSERETACEIYSVVRQLSPPTTCRPLGVQHTALQRSSPTCRRPIQSHTVHTAHSCLTVVTDGSHVTLVAH; from the exons ATGACCCCCCCTACG GTTGGACTGGACCAAGGTAGACGGCTGTCCTATGCAGTGATGTTGCTGTGGTCACTGTGGAGTGCGATATTGCTGCTGGTCCCCCttgaagctgcagaggaggacaaTGTCCGAGCAG gctgtaGCACAGCTGTCAATGACCTGGTCTATATTGTCGATGGCTCATGGAGTGTCGGCTTCTCTGACTTTGACACGGCCAAGCAGTGGCTCATCAACATCACCAGGCGGTTTGACGTCAGCTCCCACTACACACAG GTGGCTGTGATCCAGTACAGTGACACGCCTCGAATGGAGATTCCTCTGGGGCAACACCAGAGCGGAGCGAAGCTCATCCAGGCCATACAGAGCATCAGCTACCTGGGAGGAAACACACAG ACTGGCAGGGCCATCAAGTTTGCCGTGGACCACGTCTTCGCCTCCTCCAACAGAGCCAGGCAGGTCAAAAATCGCATTGCCGTCGTGGTCACTGATGGCAAATCTCAGGACGACGTG GTGGATGCCAGTGTGGAGGCCCGAGCTCAGGGCATTACAGTGTTTGCTGTTGGAGTCGGCAGTGAGATCACCACCTCAGAGCTGGTATCCATCGCCAACAGGCCGTCATCTGCCTATGTCCTATACGCCGAAGATTACACCACCATTGACCTCATTCAAGGTTCCATGGAGCAGAAGCTCTGTGAAG AGTCTGTTTGTCCAACACGAATCCCGGTGGCCTCTCGGGATGAGAAAGgctttgagctgctgctgggcaTGAACATTCAGAAGAAGGCCAAGAAGATCCCTGGCTCTTTGATTTCGGAGGCCGCTTACGCTCTGACGGCCTCCACCGACATTACTGAGGACACCAG GGACATCTTCCCAGAAGGCCTCCCTCCTTCCTACGTGTTCATAGCCACCCTGCGTCTAAAGGGGACTTCTAGccggctgacctttgacctttggagGGTGCTGTCCAAGGATAAGGAGATACAGGTCGCAGTGACACTGAGTGGAAAGGACAAAAGTGTCGTCTTTACCACCACTAGCTTAactgcagaggagcagagagtcaCCTTCAGAGGCGTCCAG ACTCTTTATGACGGAAAGTGGCATCAGCTCAAAGTCCTGGTGAGACCACGTCAGGTCAGCAGTTTCCTGGACGATCTGCTGATCCAGGAAGAACTGCTGGAGCCGGTGGAGCCCATCTACATAAATGGGGAGACCCAGGTTGCTAAGAGACGGGGAACCGACCTCCCTGTGGCC GTGGAGATTCAGAAGCTTCGTCTGTACTGTGACCCTcatcagagcgagagagaaacggCGTGTGAGATCTACTCTGTGGTGAGACAACTATCACCTCCCACCACATGTAGGCCCCTCGGTGTGCAGCACACGGCCTTGCAGCGGTCCTCACCCACCTGCCGGCGTCCAATCCAGAGCCACACGGTCCACACAGCACACAGCTGTCTCACAGTCGTGACTGATGGAAGTCATGTGACCCTCGTGGCTCATTAG
- the LOC120815236 gene encoding tRNA (cytosine(38)-C(5))-methyltransferase isoform X1 has translation MLYCPHDEAWTVSPQCPLNRTATADKEDWTTRAAWGARSHESGIPAQVVAAIDVNTTANQIYRHNFPDTTLWNKTIEGITLDDFDKLPVDMIVMSPPCQPFTRVGLQGDIADSRTKSFLHILHLLPRLCRRPRFILLENVKGFEVSSARQRLVETLVECGYTFQETMISPTSVGIPNSRLRYFLTAKLSTANESSQSSKIPEAFPHPAGASPHQHTVVSSPPSAATGRPDEDTQGGHVLYKQETEREAQRKTSQNQDLSVRRIRDFLEPPGDVNMEHYLLPPGTLLRYSLLLDIVQPTCRRSVCFTKGYGRYVEGTGSVLQCCVETEMESVFAGLDQMSEDDKLQQLLKLKLRYFSPREVANLMGFPQSFSFPQQISTKQQYRVLGNSLNVVVVARLLRLLVS, from the exons ATGCTTTATTGTCCTCACGATGAAGCTTGGACTGTGTCTCCTCAGTGTCCTCTGAATCGAACAGCCACCGCGGACAAAGAAGACTGGACCACAAGGGCAGCGTGGGGCGCCCGGTCCCATG aGAGCGGCATACCTGCCCAGGTGGTGGCTGCCATCGACGTCAACACGACGGCCAATCAAATCTACAGGCACAACTTCCCCGACACCACCCTCTGGAACAAGACCATTGAG GGCATAACTCTAGATGACTTTGATAAATTACCCGTCGACATGATTGTGATGAGCCCTCCATGCCAGCCTTTCACCAG GGTCGGACTTCAGGGGGACATCGCCGACTCCAGAACCAAGAGCTTCCTGcacatcctccacctcctgcccaG GCTGTGCCGGCGGCCCCGCTTCATCCTGCTGGAGAATGTGAAGGGCTTCGAGGTGTCCTCTGCCAG GCAGCGCCTGGTGGAGACACTCGTGGAATGCGGCTACACTTTCCAGGAAACCATGATCTCACCCACAAGT GTCGGGATCCCGAATTCCAGGCTGCGCTATTTCCTGACTGCTAAGTTGTCAACAGCTAACGAAAGCAGCCAGAGTTCAAAG ATTCCAGAGGCCTTCCCACATCCTGCTGGTGCTTCTCCTCACCAGCACACCGTCGTCTCCAGTCCTCCCAGTGCAGCTACGGGACGGCCAGACGAGGACACGCAGGGGGGTCATGTCCTCTATAAGCAAGAGACCGAGAGGGAGGCCCAGCGGAAGACCAGTCAGAACCAGGACCTGTCCGTCAGGCGCATCCGGGACTTCCTGGAACCGCCAGGGGACGTGAACATGGAGCACTACCTCCTGCCCCCCGGCACCCTGCTGAGATATTCCCTGCTGCTGGACATCGTTCAGCCCACCTGCAGGAGGTCCGTGTGCTTCACTAAAGG CTACGGCCGCTACGTGGAGGGGACGGGCTCAGTGCTGCAGTGCTGCGTGGAGACGGAG ATGGAGAGCGTGTTTGCAGGTCTGGACCAGATGTCTGAAGACGACAAactccagcagctgctgaagcTCAAGCTGCGTTACTTCAGCCCCCGAGAGGTGGCCAACCTCATGGGCTTCCCTCAGAGCTTCT CCTTCCCGCAGCAGATCAGCACCAAGCAGCAGTACAGAGTTCTGGGAAACAGCCTcaacgtggtggtggtggcccgGCTGCTCCGGCTGCTCGTCTCCTAG
- the LOC120815230 gene encoding collagen alpha-1(XXI) chain-like isoform X2, protein MLLWSLWSAILLLVPLEAAEEDNVRAGCSTAVNDLVYIVDGSWSVGFSDFDTAKQWLINITRRFDVSSHYTQVAVIQYSDTPRMEIPLGQHQSGAKLIQAIQSISYLGGNTQTGRAIKFAVDHVFASSNRARQVKNRIAVVVTDGKSQDDVVDASVEARAQGITVFAVGVGSEITTSELVSIANRPSSAYVLYAEDYTTIDLIQGSMEQKLCEESVCPTRIPVASRDEKGFELLLGMNIQKKAKKIPGSLISEAAYALTASTDITEDTRDIFPEGLPPSYVFIATLRLKGTSSRLTFDLWRVLSKDKEIQVAVTLSGKDKSVVFTTTSLTAEEQRVTFRGVQTLYDGKWHQLKVLVRPRQVSSFLDDLLIQEELLEPVEPIYINGETQVAKRRGTDLPVAVEIQKLRLYCDPHQSERETACEIYSVVRQLSPPTTCRPLGVQHTALQRSSPTCRRPIQSHTVHTAHSCLTVVTDGSHVTLVAH, encoded by the exons ATGTTGCTGTGGTCACTGTGGAGTGCGATATTGCTGCTGGTCCCCCttgaagctgcagaggaggacaaTGTCCGAGCAG gctgtaGCACAGCTGTCAATGACCTGGTCTATATTGTCGATGGCTCATGGAGTGTCGGCTTCTCTGACTTTGACACGGCCAAGCAGTGGCTCATCAACATCACCAGGCGGTTTGACGTCAGCTCCCACTACACACAG GTGGCTGTGATCCAGTACAGTGACACGCCTCGAATGGAGATTCCTCTGGGGCAACACCAGAGCGGAGCGAAGCTCATCCAGGCCATACAGAGCATCAGCTACCTGGGAGGAAACACACAG ACTGGCAGGGCCATCAAGTTTGCCGTGGACCACGTCTTCGCCTCCTCCAACAGAGCCAGGCAGGTCAAAAATCGCATTGCCGTCGTGGTCACTGATGGCAAATCTCAGGACGACGTG GTGGATGCCAGTGTGGAGGCCCGAGCTCAGGGCATTACAGTGTTTGCTGTTGGAGTCGGCAGTGAGATCACCACCTCAGAGCTGGTATCCATCGCCAACAGGCCGTCATCTGCCTATGTCCTATACGCCGAAGATTACACCACCATTGACCTCATTCAAGGTTCCATGGAGCAGAAGCTCTGTGAAG AGTCTGTTTGTCCAACACGAATCCCGGTGGCCTCTCGGGATGAGAAAGgctttgagctgctgctgggcaTGAACATTCAGAAGAAGGCCAAGAAGATCCCTGGCTCTTTGATTTCGGAGGCCGCTTACGCTCTGACGGCCTCCACCGACATTACTGAGGACACCAG GGACATCTTCCCAGAAGGCCTCCCTCCTTCCTACGTGTTCATAGCCACCCTGCGTCTAAAGGGGACTTCTAGccggctgacctttgacctttggagGGTGCTGTCCAAGGATAAGGAGATACAGGTCGCAGTGACACTGAGTGGAAAGGACAAAAGTGTCGTCTTTACCACCACTAGCTTAactgcagaggagcagagagtcaCCTTCAGAGGCGTCCAG ACTCTTTATGACGGAAAGTGGCATCAGCTCAAAGTCCTGGTGAGACCACGTCAGGTCAGCAGTTTCCTGGACGATCTGCTGATCCAGGAAGAACTGCTGGAGCCGGTGGAGCCCATCTACATAAATGGGGAGACCCAGGTTGCTAAGAGACGGGGAACCGACCTCCCTGTGGCC GTGGAGATTCAGAAGCTTCGTCTGTACTGTGACCCTcatcagagcgagagagaaacggCGTGTGAGATCTACTCTGTGGTGAGACAACTATCACCTCCCACCACATGTAGGCCCCTCGGTGTGCAGCACACGGCCTTGCAGCGGTCCTCACCCACCTGCCGGCGTCCAATCCAGAGCCACACGGTCCACACAGCACACAGCTGTCTCACAGTCGTGACTGATGGAAGTCATGTGACCCTCGTGGCTCATTAG